One stretch of Paenibacillus sp. AN1007 DNA includes these proteins:
- a CDS encoding helicase-related protein, producing MQAALYVCRTGGEWRMIMSLDIRVDVMWWLGGVSGQLVQQWHVLSMQLPLSQASWLMDQFVELRGMDQWRKEAWESYMDAKLGLYEQASGETEARKALAEQAGAGNWNRSERGDKGRSGMTRFSRSEGRTVSPNRNEDTNGIGGGNEYQGKSKDVSGTGAARADRVGGMPEPYPAEHWAQLEQCAALLAERMHGRQLLAAEAEALLAAEPAMPPGGWHAAAQLACLHGRLQLTAALEGPAARRRLAWLGRARSAPRCHRCGSEARQRVPCAACGLAACAYCEACLALGRSRACALLLRSAAQGAVPARGEAPRGTALAPTGGGLARWGLSAAQRAAAGAALAFLARPPAGDGPERFLLWAVTGAGKTEMIFPLIQHTLDQGGRALVATPRRDVVLELAPRLAKAFPDTSLAMLYGGSSERWKDAQLTLATTHQLMRFYQGFDLVIIDELDAFPYHNDPMLAHAAASCCRPDGNFIYLSATPPTRLQREAAQGKLAHAKVPVRFHRHPLPVPKLISMPTVAQCIKRRQLPAAIVSSIRASLQRDAQVFVFVTRIAQIEAFVNLMRRTFPKISIEGTSSQDAERAAKVIAFRERSIRLLVTTTILERGVTIPRSDVFILDADNGLFDEASLVQMAGRAGRSKDDPAGRVIFAAFRRTRAQVKAVTQIRKMNTIARRKGYLHPPGTK from the coding sequence ATGCAGGCTGCGTTGTATGTGTGCAGGACAGGTGGGGAGTGGCGCATGATAATGTCACTCGATATTCGGGTGGATGTGATGTGGTGGCTTGGGGGTGTAAGTGGACAGCTTGTCCAGCAGTGGCATGTATTAAGTATGCAGCTGCCGTTAAGTCAGGCTTCGTGGTTGATGGATCAGTTTGTGGAATTGCGCGGCATGGATCAGTGGCGGAAGGAAGCATGGGAGAGTTACATGGATGCGAAGCTGGGCTTATACGAGCAGGCTTCGGGTGAGACCGAGGCTAGAAAAGCGTTGGCAGAGCAGGCTGGAGCGGGGAATTGGAATAGAAGCGAAAGAGGCGATAAAGGACGAAGCGGAATGACGAGATTCAGTCGGAGTGAAGGAAGAACGGTAAGTCCGAACAGAAATGAAGATACGAATGGAATTGGGGGTGGAAATGAATATCAAGGAAAGAGCAAGGATGTAAGCGGAACTGGAGCTGCGCGAGCAGATCGCGTGGGCGGGATGCCGGAGCCCTATCCCGCCGAGCATTGGGCTCAGCTGGAGCAGTGCGCAGCTCTGCTGGCTGAGCGCATGCACGGCCGCCAATTGCTGGCGGCCGAAGCCGAGGCGTTGCTGGCGGCGGAGCCCGCCATGCCGCCGGGGGGCTGGCACGCGGCTGCGCAGCTCGCGTGCCTGCATGGGCGGCTGCAGCTGACAGCCGCCCTCGAAGGGCCTGCCGCGCGCCGCCGGCTCGCGTGGCTCGGCCGCGCGCGAAGCGCGCCCCGCTGCCACCGCTGTGGCAGCGAAGCCAGGCAGCGCGTGCCCTGCGCTGCCTGCGGCCTGGCGGCGTGCGCCTACTGCGAGGCCTGCCTCGCGCTGGGGCGCAGCCGTGCCTGTGCGCTGCTGCTGCGCAGTGCAGCGCAGGGGGCCGTGCCCGCACGCGGCGAAGCACCGCGGGGCACGGCCCTGGCCCCCACCGGCGGCGGACTCGCCCGGTGGGGGCTGAGCGCAGCGCAGCGCGCGGCAGCAGGCGCGGCGCTCGCGTTTTTGGCCCGGCCTCCCGCAGGAGATGGGCCGGAGCGGTTCTTGCTCTGGGCCGTGACCGGGGCCGGCAAGACCGAGATGATCTTCCCGCTGATCCAGCACACTCTGGATCAAGGAGGACGAGCGTTGGTGGCTACACCGCGCCGGGATGTCGTGCTGGAGCTGGCTCCGCGCCTTGCCAAAGCTTTCCCGGACACCTCGCTCGCCATGCTCTATGGCGGGAGTTCGGAGCGCTGGAAAGACGCACAGCTCACGCTGGCGACCACACACCAGCTTATGCGTTTTTATCAGGGGTTTGATCTGGTGATCATCGATGAGCTTGATGCCTTTCCTTACCATAATGATCCCATGCTGGCTCATGCGGCTGCGTCGTGCTGTAGACCGGACGGCAATTTCATCTATTTATCCGCTACGCCGCCGACCCGGTTACAGCGGGAAGCCGCTCAGGGGAAACTTGCGCATGCCAAAGTGCCGGTGCGATTCCATCGGCATCCGCTGCCTGTACCGAAACTGATCAGCATGCCTACTGTCGCTCAGTGCATCAAGCGCAGACAGCTTCCAGCCGCCATTGTAAGCAGCATTAGAGCTTCATTACAGCGTGATGCACAGGTGTTTGTTTTTGTAACACGCATCGCCCAGATCGAGGCGTTTGTGAACCTGATGAGACGCACCTTCCCGAAAATCTCAATTGAGGGAACATCTTCGCAGGACGCGGAGCGGGCCGCCAAAGTTATCGCTTTTCGGGAACGCTCCATTCGTCTGCTCGTCACCACCACGATTCTGGAGCGCGGCGTGACGATTCCGCGCAGTGATGTGTTTATTCTGGATGCAGATAACGGACTGTTCGACGAGGCTTCTCTCGTACAGATGGCAGGCCGGGCAGGACGCTCCAAAGATGATCCCGCAGGCCGTGTCATATTCGCTGCATTCCGCCGTACACGTGCTCAAGTCAAAGCCGTAACCCAGATTCGCAAAATGAATACGATAGCCCGCCGCAAAGGTTACCTGCATCCGCCAGGGACTAAATAA
- a CDS encoding ComF family protein encodes MLNYISQVFERVQHLTGHLHQLLGPPGSSCLTCGTRAVLSSRYPGICPRCVKQIPWIGVIRCQRCGRGVGCPDCVRPHMQHRSFICNRSAVQYNDLMKEWISMYKFRGHERYAPLLTALLIQSFQAMSEELTRLYEKETRKPPWRPDAVTYIPVSGERLAERGFNQAEQLAAGLAAAARLPVVDLLQRQINTAKQSFKSRAERFETMKHAFSIKLGGIRRIEELWNNQGRQNTHTQKHLNEQENNLKFLAKNGRVPDLDSSNHPINRSKPVQLLLIDDIYTTGSTLDACGHVILQAAGCAGIPVEIYTLTLARS; translated from the coding sequence ATGCTTAATTACATCTCCCAGGTTTTTGAACGTGTCCAGCATCTGACCGGACATCTTCACCAACTGCTTGGCCCGCCCGGATCATCCTGTCTGACTTGCGGGACCCGTGCAGTCTTGTCCTCACGTTATCCGGGGATATGTCCGCGCTGTGTGAAGCAGATTCCATGGATTGGTGTGATCCGATGTCAGCGCTGTGGGCGCGGCGTGGGATGCCCGGACTGTGTACGCCCGCATATGCAGCACCGCTCCTTCATCTGCAATCGAAGCGCCGTACAGTACAACGATCTAATGAAGGAATGGATTAGTATGTACAAATTCCGAGGCCATGAGCGCTATGCCCCGCTGCTGACGGCACTGCTGATTCAGAGCTTTCAGGCAATGAGTGAAGAACTGACGAGGCTGTATGAAAAAGAAACCCGTAAGCCGCCATGGCGTCCGGATGCGGTCACGTATATTCCCGTGAGCGGCGAGCGCTTGGCCGAGCGCGGCTTTAATCAGGCGGAGCAGCTGGCAGCCGGGCTTGCCGCCGCCGCTCGTCTGCCCGTCGTTGATCTGCTGCAGCGTCAGATCAATACCGCCAAGCAGAGCTTCAAATCTCGCGCTGAGCGCTTCGAAACGATGAAGCACGCATTTTCCATCAAGCTCGGAGGAATACGTCGTATTGAAGAACTGTGGAACAATCAAGGCCGCCAGAATACTCATACTCAGAAACATTTAAACGAACAGGAGAACAATCTGAAGTTTCTTGCGAAGAATGGCAGGGTCCCCGATCTTGATTCATCAAACCACCCGATTAACCGCAGCAAACCTGTACAATTACTCTTAATCGATGACATATACACGACAGGCAGTACATTGGATGCGTGCGGACACGTTATTCTACAGGCAGCGGGCTGCGCAGGTATTCCAGTAGAAATTTACACCTTAACGTTAGCTCGTTCCTAA
- a CDS encoding TIGR03826 family flagellar region protein, which translates to MNLGNCPRCGRLYALNFRDVCSNCIKEMEQEYQICVEYLRENKGANIQQLSDATEVSIKTITKFIREGRISIENAPNMMYPCEVCGMLIREGHMCDSCRTRLTKDLASAAREVGQKENNQVGGRTYNAVDKLRD; encoded by the coding sequence ATGAATCTAGGGAATTGTCCTCGCTGCGGCAGACTGTATGCATTGAATTTTCGTGATGTATGCTCGAACTGTATCAAGGAGATGGAGCAGGAATACCAGATCTGTGTAGAATATCTGCGCGAGAATAAGGGCGCTAACATACAGCAGTTGTCCGATGCGACAGAAGTCTCAATCAAGACGATCACCAAGTTTATTCGGGAGGGACGTATTTCCATCGAAAACGCCCCGAATATGATGTATCCTTGTGAAGTGTGCGGAATGCTGATTCGGGAAGGTCATATGTGTGATTCCTGCCGTACCCGGTTAACCAAAGACTTGGCCAGCGCTGCTCGTGAAGTAGGTCAGAAGGAGAACAACCAAGTAGGCGGACGAACCTACAATGCTGTCGACAAACTACGGGATTAA
- the flgM gene encoding flagellar biosynthesis anti-sigma factor FlgM — translation MKINEPSRIGAINSYQRNVESNQQAETKKSRRKDEVSISPEAMKMLEEQGRTQDAGRLQRIQELKDQVSSGTYQVDSGKLADKLLPYFKSFDKE, via the coding sequence ATGAAAATCAATGAACCGAGTCGAATTGGAGCCATCAATTCATATCAGAGGAATGTTGAATCCAATCAGCAGGCTGAAACCAAGAAAAGCCGCCGCAAGGATGAGGTATCCATTTCTCCGGAGGCGATGAAGATGCTTGAAGAACAAGGACGTACGCAGGATGCAGGACGGCTGCAGCGGATTCAGGAACTGAAAGATCAAGTCAGTTCGGGAACGTACCAGGTAGACAGCGGTAAGCTTGCCGACAAGCTGCTGCCGTATTTTAAGTCTTTTGATAAGGAATAG
- a CDS encoding flagellar protein FlgN, with protein sequence MAALDRLIAVLQQMEQSHRDMLALSQVKREVIVKNDVDQLIAIMNKESKFMKQQEPLETERMHAVHELLQERGIKSMLNLNITEISKLIFDPADKQRLFEIQKKLAGTLQELKDINQLNQKLIEQSLMFIDLSMDMFASRPEQDATYQHPADKHGNPGRIGLFDTRA encoded by the coding sequence ATGGCAGCACTGGACAGATTAATTGCAGTTTTACAGCAGATGGAGCAAAGTCACCGTGATATGCTGGCACTCAGTCAGGTCAAACGAGAGGTTATCGTCAAAAATGATGTGGACCAGCTTATTGCTATCATGAATAAGGAATCCAAGTTTATGAAACAGCAGGAGCCGCTGGAGACGGAGCGAATGCATGCTGTTCACGAACTGCTTCAGGAGCGCGGCATCAAATCGATGCTGAACCTGAATATTACCGAGATTTCCAAGCTGATCTTTGATCCGGCTGATAAACAGCGATTGTTTGAGATCCAGAAGAAGCTGGCGGGAACATTACAGGAACTGAAAGACATCAATCAACTCAATCAAAAGCTGATCGAGCAATCGTTAATGTTTATTGATCTATCGATGGACATGTTTGCTTCGAGGCCGGAACAGGATGCAACTTATCAGCATCCTGCTGATAAGCACGGCAATCCAGGGCGAATCGGTCTGTTTGACACGCGTGCCTGA
- the flgK gene encoding flagellar hook-associated protein FlgK, producing the protein MTSTFHSIETAKRSLFAQTTALSTTGHNVANANTEGYSRQRVNMQASIPMEPFAFLHSTTPGQLGTGVEFDSITRIREKFLDDQYRNENTNFGSWSIQRDTLEKLEAIVNEPSETGFRTVMDNFYKSWSDLSKNPEDVTARRIVKETTLALTDAMNQISRQLDALGHDLDSNIAVKSNEIQGYLGNIANLNSAIVKVESLGDNANDLRDQRDLMADKLSKIMNITVTDTPQGYQVQMNGQGLVAGGAVQAVVDPAFLNAAYTAGTLTNGEVHGMIKSRDTLVSDYRKQMDELANTLANGDIEITIPAGSVLPENTFLDGVQYNGDGRKLTTDLKVTVKGLNGLHQLGYSMDGTTTGGLPFFTAAGGGTTITAGNISLNAAILADPNKIATSLRTTDASGTETVIKGNNTLALLLANLKDTPMKSADGLRNATIGAQFSAIVGQLGVQSQEAARQTSNTEFLVQQVDTRRQSVSGVSLDEEMGNMIKFQHAYSASARFMTTYDQLLDKLINSTGMVGR; encoded by the coding sequence GTGACATCTACATTTCATTCAATCGAAACGGCTAAACGCAGTTTGTTCGCACAGACGACCGCTCTTAGCACAACAGGTCATAACGTAGCCAATGCCAACACGGAAGGGTACTCACGCCAGCGAGTAAACATGCAGGCATCCATTCCGATGGAGCCGTTTGCATTTCTGCACAGCACAACACCAGGTCAGCTCGGAACAGGGGTGGAGTTCGACTCCATTACCCGGATTCGCGAGAAGTTTCTGGACGATCAGTATCGTAATGAAAATACCAACTTCGGGAGTTGGTCCATTCAGCGAGATACACTCGAAAAGCTGGAAGCTATCGTTAACGAGCCATCGGAGACCGGTTTTCGGACGGTGATGGATAACTTCTATAAATCCTGGTCCGATCTGAGCAAAAACCCGGAGGACGTAACTGCACGCCGGATTGTTAAAGAAACGACACTCGCACTTACGGACGCAATGAACCAGATTAGCCGTCAATTGGATGCATTGGGGCATGATTTGGACAGCAACATTGCGGTGAAAAGCAATGAAATTCAGGGATATTTGGGTAACATTGCAAACCTGAACAGTGCAATCGTGAAGGTTGAATCCCTTGGCGATAACGCCAACGATCTGCGTGACCAACGTGACTTGATGGCAGACAAGCTGTCCAAAATTATGAATATTACCGTTACGGATACACCACAGGGTTATCAGGTTCAGATGAATGGACAAGGACTTGTGGCTGGTGGAGCCGTACAAGCTGTGGTCGATCCAGCATTTTTGAATGCTGCTTACACAGCGGGAACACTCACTAACGGTGAGGTCCACGGTATGATTAAGTCCCGAGATACACTGGTGAGCGATTATCGCAAACAAATGGACGAGTTAGCTAATACATTGGCTAATGGGGATATTGAGATCACTATACCTGCAGGTTCTGTACTGCCTGAGAATACCTTCCTGGATGGTGTTCAATACAACGGAGATGGACGGAAACTGACTACTGATCTTAAGGTTACTGTTAAAGGTCTGAACGGATTACACCAGCTCGGATACAGTATGGATGGAACCACTACGGGAGGTTTGCCTTTCTTTACTGCAGCTGGCGGTGGAACCACAATTACAGCAGGAAACATTTCCTTGAATGCGGCCATATTGGCTGATCCGAACAAGATTGCGACCTCACTTCGTACGACAGATGCATCTGGAACGGAAACGGTAATCAAAGGGAATAACACCTTGGCTCTTTTGCTCGCAAACTTGAAAGATACCCCAATGAAATCAGCGGATGGATTGCGTAATGCAACGATCGGGGCACAATTCAGTGCCATCGTAGGGCAGCTGGGTGTTCAATCTCAGGAAGCAGCACGTCAGACATCCAACACCGAATTTTTGGTACAGCAGGTGGATACCCGTAGGCAATCGGTCAGCGGTGTATCATTGGACGAAGAGATGGGCAACATGATCAAATTCCAGCATGCTTACAGTGCATCTGCACGTTTTATGACCACTTATGATCAACTGCTTGATAAATTAATTAACTCTACCGGTATGGTAGGCAGATAA
- the flgL gene encoding flagellar hook-associated protein FlgL: protein MRITNNMLSSQLLLNLNRNAQQMNNTQTQLATGRKINKPSDDPVGITYSLRYRAELSSNEQYQKNVDSAISWLEFNDTVMNQAGNVVQRIRELTVQGSTGTNPQSALDSINEEVKELKEQLVDIANSKLNGKYIFNGETYDLQPYVFPSNPDGSLDTSGAASIKTDSGRINFIVGDSVQLPINVNGNEVFGNESEEDNLFVTVNNIMKALTQGDTEELSKQLDNIDTRMNKMLAIRSEIGAKTNRVDLMMGRLDDLNINLTDLQAKVEDADYAELAMKSKIQENIYNASLSTGAKIISPSLVDFLR from the coding sequence ATGAGAATCACGAATAACATGCTTAGTTCTCAGCTGCTGCTGAACTTGAACCGCAATGCACAGCAGATGAATAATACGCAGACACAACTGGCAACAGGACGTAAAATTAATAAACCCTCAGACGATCCGGTAGGCATCACGTACTCCCTCCGTTATCGGGCTGAGCTGTCCTCCAATGAGCAGTATCAGAAGAATGTAGACAGTGCAATTTCTTGGCTGGAGTTCAATGATACAGTAATGAATCAAGCAGGAAACGTTGTTCAGCGAATACGTGAATTGACTGTACAGGGTTCGACTGGTACTAATCCTCAATCTGCACTCGATAGTATCAATGAAGAGGTTAAGGAACTTAAAGAGCAGCTCGTTGATATTGCTAACAGCAAGTTGAATGGAAAGTATATCTTTAATGGCGAGACATACGATCTTCAGCCATATGTATTTCCTTCTAATCCTGATGGGTCTTTAGACACTTCCGGTGCGGCTTCTATCAAAACGGACAGTGGTAGAATTAATTTTATTGTCGGTGATAGTGTGCAGCTTCCTATTAACGTTAATGGGAATGAGGTTTTTGGTAATGAATCGGAAGAAGATAACCTGTTTGTGACCGTGAACAATATTATGAAGGCTTTAACTCAAGGAGATACAGAAGAGTTAAGCAAGCAGCTTGATAATATAGATACCCGAATGAATAAAATGCTGGCGATCCGTTCCGAGATTGGAGCCAAAACGAACCGGGTGGATTTGATGATGGGTCGTCTGGATGATCTTAATATCAACTTAACTGACCTTCAAGCCAAAGTTGAAGATGCTGATTATGCCGAACTGGCAATGAAATCGAAAATACAGGAAAATATCTATAATGCTTCTCTTTCCACAGGGGCCAAAATTATTTCTCCTTCCTTAGTGGACTTCTTAAGATAA
- a CDS encoding DUF6470 family protein — protein MRIPPVVQIQTTPSLLSIDADPGQYSIRQPKAEVQLQTKPSKLTVQSHPIELHVDQRQAFSAYNGGNMIDMNARIYSGIQQNLMQNIAARVEQGNQLAAIHKPGNTIADIVGTNWQAQAFPEIRTPASYDNVDIRINTRPPDISFDPAVSEVNVIVHKPEIEYQRGKLDIHVQQYASIQYTPPAIDMVL, from the coding sequence ATGAGGATTCCCCCTGTCGTACAGATTCAGACAACACCTTCGCTGCTCAGCATAGATGCAGACCCGGGACAGTATTCCATTCGTCAACCTAAGGCTGAAGTGCAGCTTCAGACGAAACCTTCGAAGTTGACTGTGCAGAGTCATCCAATTGAGCTGCATGTAGACCAACGTCAAGCCTTCTCTGCATATAATGGAGGCAATATGATCGATATGAATGCGCGGATATATTCAGGTATTCAACAAAATTTAATGCAGAATATAGCGGCGCGTGTGGAGCAGGGAAATCAGTTGGCAGCTATCCATAAGCCTGGAAACACGATTGCTGACATTGTGGGAACAAATTGGCAAGCTCAGGCGTTTCCGGAGATAAGAACCCCTGCTTCTTATGATAACGTAGACATTCGTATAAACACACGACCTCCGGATATCAGCTTTGATCCAGCCGTTTCGGAGGTGAATGTCATCGTACATAAGCCGGAGATTGAGTATCAGAGAGGTAAGTTAGACATTCATGTTCAGCAGTATGCATCGATTCAATATACTCCGCCAGCCATCGATATGGTGTTATAA
- the fliW gene encoding flagellar assembly protein FliW — protein MYKITAKEAFIIYIQTSMWGEVEVQEKDIYQFPKGLPGFEDETRFALIPWEDTPFSYLQSIREKELSFLLVSPFTFAPEYSFELGEVDKEELQIEEQVSVFSLVTIHSQANKSTMNLLAPIVLNPDLGLGKQVVLHHSQYDTRHLIWAEEEKTESVKGGV, from the coding sequence TTGTATAAAATCACTGCCAAGGAGGCGTTTATTATTTATATTCAGACAAGTATGTGGGGAGAAGTAGAGGTACAGGAGAAGGATATTTATCAATTTCCCAAAGGATTACCGGGTTTCGAAGATGAAACGCGGTTTGCCCTGATTCCCTGGGAAGATACACCATTCAGTTATTTACAATCCATTCGTGAGAAAGAGCTATCGTTCTTATTGGTAAGTCCGTTTACGTTTGCTCCTGAATATAGTTTTGAGTTAGGTGAAGTGGATAAGGAGGAACTGCAGATTGAAGAGCAAGTTTCTGTATTCTCTCTGGTTACCATCCATTCACAGGCTAATAAATCAACAATGAATCTCCTTGCACCCATTGTACTGAATCCAGATCTAGGTTTGGGTAAACAAGTCGTGCTCCATCATTCGCAATATGACACACGCCATCTCATCTGGGCGGAAGAAGAAAAAACGGAATCTGTGAAGGGTGGAGTATAA
- the csrA gene encoding carbon storage regulator CsrA: MLVLSRKKGESIVIQDHIEVTVLAVEGDTVRIGITAPKHIDIFRQEIYASIQEANRESAAPLAANVEAFMERLRNNGVKKE, translated from the coding sequence ATGCTGGTTTTGTCGCGGAAAAAAGGAGAATCTATCGTTATTCAAGATCATATCGAAGTTACAGTACTTGCAGTCGAGGGAGATACCGTAAGAATCGGTATAACTGCACCCAAACATATTGATATATTTCGTCAGGAAATCTACGCATCCATTCAAGAGGCCAATCGAGAGTCAGCTGCACCTTTGGCTGCTAATGTTGAAGCGTTTATGGAACGATTAAGAAATAACGGAGTAAAAAAAGAATAA